In Rhinoraja longicauda isolate Sanriku21f chromosome 6, sRhiLon1.1, whole genome shotgun sequence, the following proteins share a genomic window:
- the LOC144594281 gene encoding glutathione S-transferase A-like, with amino-acid sequence MAGNMFLYWGSGSPPCWRIAIALEEKKLQGYKEKMLSFEKMEHKSEEVMAINPRGQLPSFRHGNIILNESIGVCLYLENQFKSQGTKLIPDSAAEQARVYQRMFEVLSLQEKVVAIVYYFWKVPENERHDTALERNKKALNAELNLWEGYIDKLPPNSHITGTNFTMADVMLFPQLACAIRFGLSTDKYPKLFEYYTRVKERPSIQASWPPHWKESPPMMDVLKDI; translated from the exons ATGGCAGGGAATATGTTTCTGTACTGGGGCTCCGGTTCCCCGCCTTGCTGGAGGATCGCCATCGCCTTGGAAGAGAAGAAACTGCAAGGCTACAAGGAAAAAATGCTATCCTTCGAGAAGATGGAGCACAAATCGGAGGAGGTTATGGCGATAAATCCCAGGGGCCAG TTACCTAGTTTCCGCCATGGAAACATCATCCTGAACGAATCTATTGGAGTCTGTCTCTATTTAGAG AACCAGTTCAAGTCTCAAGGTACCAAGTTGATTCCGGACTCCGCGGCTGAACAGGCTCGTGTTTACCAGAGAATGTTTGAGGTTCTGTCCCTGCAGGAGAAAGTGG TGGCCATTGTCTATTACTTCTGGAAGGTTCCAGAAAATGAGCGCCATGACACTGCTCTAGAGAGGAATAAAAAGGCGCTGAATGCTGAGCTGAATCTGTGGGAAGGATACATTGACAAG CTGCCTCCAAATTCTCACATTACGGGGACGAACTTTACAATGGCAGATGTAATGCTGTTTCCACAGTTGGCCTGTGCTATTCGTTTTGG CCTGTCGACTGATAAATATCCCAAATTGTTTGAGTACTACACCAGAGTGAAAGAGCGACCCAGCATCCAGGCTTCATGGCCTCCCCATTGGAAGGAGAGTCCTCCAATGATGGACGTGCTGAAAGATATCTGA